A portion of the Paenibacillus marchantiae genome contains these proteins:
- a CDS encoding ABC transporter permease — MEDRMGWARFVGFKMLRLLSLLAGVSVVSFILMQFSPVDPVEAYIGGDMIRVSAEQRSLIEERWGLNDSPVERLFTWGQALVQGDLGTSMIYRQPVADIIQERFMNSVALMAVAWVLSGLIGFGLGVAAAMKRDSRLDHLICWYCYTLASTPVFWIALLLLMVFGVWLGWLPIGLGVPAGMAADQVTWGDRAMHMILPALTLSLTGVAAIALHTRQKLVDVLDSDYILFARARGERGIQLFRRHGFRHVVLPALTLQFASFSELFGGAVLAEQVFSYPGLGQATVQAGLRGDVPLLLGLVLCSAIFVFTGNMIADILYRIIDPRMKEEAIG, encoded by the coding sequence ATGGAGGACAGGATGGGATGGGCCAGATTCGTCGGATTTAAAATGTTACGGCTGTTATCTTTGCTGGCAGGAGTCAGCGTGGTGTCGTTTATATTAATGCAGTTCTCTCCAGTGGACCCGGTGGAGGCTTATATTGGTGGAGATATGATCAGGGTGAGCGCAGAACAACGCAGTCTTATTGAAGAACGTTGGGGACTCAATGATTCACCCGTAGAACGGCTGTTTACTTGGGGGCAGGCACTAGTTCAGGGAGATCTGGGAACATCGATGATCTATAGACAGCCGGTTGCGGACATCATCCAGGAACGATTCATGAATTCTGTTGCTCTTATGGCGGTGGCATGGGTGTTATCCGGTCTGATTGGATTCGGTCTGGGCGTCGCTGCTGCCATGAAAAGGGATTCACGGCTGGATCATCTGATCTGTTGGTACTGTTACACACTGGCTTCCACGCCGGTATTCTGGATCGCGCTGTTATTACTCATGGTATTCGGTGTATGGCTTGGCTGGCTGCCAATCGGACTTGGTGTACCTGCGGGCATGGCAGCAGATCAAGTGACATGGGGAGATCGGGCCATGCACATGATTCTGCCTGCGCTGACGTTGAGTCTGACGGGCGTAGCTGCTATTGCCTTACACACCCGGCAGAAGCTCGTGGATGTGCTGGACTCGGATTATATTCTTTTTGCGAGGGCACGAGGTGAGCGAGGTATTCAACTGTTTCGTCGTCATGGGTTCAGGCATGTGGTACTGCCAGCTTTGACGCTGCAATTTGCATCTTTTAGTGAATTGTTCGGTGGGGCTGTGCTCGCAGAGCAAGTATTTTCCTATCCCGGATTGGGTCAAGCAACGGTCCAGGCGGGATTGCGCGGTGATGTGCCGCTGCTGCTTGGACTTGTGTTGTGCAGTGCGATCTTTGTGTTTACAGGCAATATGATTGCCGACATTCTATACCGTATTATTGATCCGCGCATGAAGGAGGAGGCTATAGGATGA
- the nikR gene encoding nickel-responsive transcriptional regulator NikR: MADKEDLTRFGVAFPTPLIEQFDSYIEEQGYKNRSEAFRDLVRKTLLEPSALHSEQDVAGTIVMVYDHHISDLPIRLMELQHEAHHDIISNMHVHLNHNQCLEVIAVRGNLGRLRHLHQQIQVQKGVLYAELSVTYVDELNKMASHHSPHNHDHSQNQQSHHHHPDSSTN; this comes from the coding sequence ATGGCAGACAAAGAAGATTTGACCCGGTTCGGTGTGGCATTTCCCACGCCTCTGATCGAACAGTTTGACAGCTATATTGAAGAGCAGGGATACAAGAACCGTTCGGAAGCTTTTCGTGATTTGGTCCGTAAAACATTGCTGGAGCCCTCTGCATTGCATTCCGAGCAGGATGTAGCTGGAACTATTGTGATGGTGTATGACCACCATATCAGTGATCTTCCTATTCGGTTAATGGAGCTGCAGCACGAGGCACACCATGACATCATCTCCAATATGCATGTGCACCTGAACCATAATCAGTGTCTGGAGGTCATTGCGGTACGGGGCAACCTAGGACGATTGCGTCATCTGCATCAGCAGATCCAGGTTCAAAAAGGAGTACTGTATGCAGAGCTGTCCGTAACGTATGTGGATGAACTCAACAAAATGGCAAGCCACCACAGTCCTCACAATCATGATCACAGCCAAAATCAACAAAGTCATCACCATCATCCTGATTCCTCAACGAATTAA
- a CDS encoding ABC transporter permease yields MKQTLERPSRPAAQTAQHPKVNSPESEAGNKRNWRSVHPRTHGGKGYSGGSNSRFRNPRKWAIIWGGLGVTWIATVWLTGRLLPAESTLTSLMDRNLAPAWAHPFGTDWLGRDMFMRTLKGLATSIQVGLLAACGGGLIALLLGLAAASGKAADRVISWIIDLFLSVPHLVSLVMLAFVFGGGLPGVALAIALTHWPNLARIVRAEMIQLRSAEYIHISRRLGHSRIRIAVQHMLPHLIPQLFVGVLLIFPHAILHEAAITFLGLGLSPQQPAIGIILSESMRYLSAGMWWLAFFPGLALLLVVRAFDVLGGSLKTLTGTGSSREVV; encoded by the coding sequence ATGAAACAGACATTGGAACGTCCCTCCCGGCCTGCGGCTCAGACTGCACAGCATCCGAAAGTTAACTCTCCCGAAAGTGAGGCGGGGAACAAGAGAAATTGGAGGTCAGTACATCCACGTACTCATGGTGGGAAAGGTTATTCAGGTGGCAGTAATTCTCGTTTCCGTAATCCGCGCAAATGGGCGATAATCTGGGGTGGCCTGGGTGTGACATGGATTGCAACCGTGTGGCTGACAGGCAGACTGCTGCCCGCTGAATCGACGCTGACCTCCTTGATGGATCGGAATCTGGCTCCGGCTTGGGCGCATCCTTTCGGTACGGATTGGCTGGGACGAGATATGTTCATGCGCACATTGAAAGGATTGGCAACGAGCATTCAGGTGGGGTTACTCGCGGCTTGTGGCGGCGGACTTATCGCGCTATTGCTGGGTCTTGCTGCTGCTTCAGGGAAAGCTGCGGACCGGGTCATTTCATGGATCATTGACCTCTTCCTGAGTGTTCCTCACCTGGTATCGCTGGTGATGCTAGCTTTTGTGTTCGGTGGAGGTTTGCCTGGGGTGGCGTTAGCCATTGCCCTGACCCATTGGCCGAATCTGGCCCGGATTGTACGGGCAGAGATGATTCAGTTGAGATCAGCAGAGTATATTCACATCTCACGCAGATTGGGTCATTCGCGAATTCGTATTGCGGTGCAGCACATGCTGCCTCATCTGATCCCGCAGCTATTCGTGGGAGTGCTGCTGATCTTCCCTCATGCCATTCTGCATGAGGCAGCGATTACGTTTCTGGGGCTGGGGCTGTCGCCGCAGCAGCCAGCGATCGGTATTATTTTATCAGAGTCGATGAGATATTTATCCGCAGGGATGTGGTGGTTGGCCTTTTTCCCAGGTCTCGCATTGTTGTTGGTTGTTCGTGCGTTTGATGTGTTGGGCGGTAGTCTGAAGACATTAACGGGAACCGGCAGTTCAAGGGAGGTGGTGTAA
- a CDS encoding ABC transporter substrate-binding protein — MRGFSWGKRSVRAGVGILLICTVGLSGCTQGTSSTESVHQAATSLPKEELVLAVGTEPEGGFDPTTGWGQYGSPLFQSTLLKRDAKLQLVNDLATEHFVSEDGLTWTVTLRDDVKFSDGESLTAEDVRFTFETAAKSGSVIDLTNMADVEAPDTTTVVFTLKSPQSTFISLLTTLGIVPEHAYGPDYAEHPVGSGPYKLVQWDKGQQAIVEANEQYYGKKSTFHKLTFLYLDEDAAFAAAQAGTVDIAAIPAAFSKQQVSGMKLESVKTVDNRGIMFPMQPAGAKSGDGLPAGNDVTSDISIRKAVNVAIDRTALVEGVLEGQGRPAYSVSDDLPWSNPDSVFADANPDEAKQILADGGWVDTDGDGIVEKNGTKAEFNLIYFAGDLTRQSLALAAADMVAQAGIKVNVEGKSREETKKLAYTNAVLFGWGSHDPLETYNLYSSTHKGEGYYNTGLYSNPTVDNWMQQALQATTEEEALPFWQKAEWDGSTGFSYQGDAPWAWLVNIDHLYLVKNGLNIGEQQIHPHGHGWPVTSNLEEWSWEEELK, encoded by the coding sequence ATGCGTGGATTTTCATGGGGGAAACGATCAGTTAGAGCGGGAGTAGGCATTTTACTGATATGCACAGTTGGGCTGTCGGGATGTACACAGGGGACATCCTCAACAGAGAGCGTCCATCAGGCGGCGACTTCTCTTCCCAAAGAAGAATTGGTGCTGGCCGTTGGCACGGAACCGGAAGGTGGATTTGATCCCACTACGGGTTGGGGACAGTACGGTTCGCCGCTCTTTCAGAGCACTTTGCTGAAAAGGGATGCCAAACTCCAACTGGTCAATGATCTGGCGACAGAGCATTTCGTCAGTGAAGATGGGCTGACTTGGACCGTCACACTCCGGGATGATGTAAAGTTCTCCGATGGTGAGTCACTGACGGCCGAAGATGTCAGATTTACGTTTGAAACGGCTGCCAAGAGCGGTTCGGTCATTGATCTTACCAATATGGCTGATGTGGAAGCACCGGATACAACAACTGTCGTCTTTACATTGAAGTCGCCGCAGTCCACGTTTATCAGTCTTCTGACTACACTCGGTATTGTACCTGAGCACGCCTATGGTCCTGATTATGCCGAGCATCCGGTTGGTTCTGGTCCATACAAGCTGGTGCAGTGGGATAAGGGTCAGCAGGCGATCGTCGAGGCTAACGAACAATATTACGGGAAAAAGTCCACATTCCATAAACTGACGTTCCTCTATCTGGATGAGGATGCAGCCTTTGCAGCGGCGCAAGCCGGAACAGTCGATATTGCGGCTATCCCGGCGGCATTCAGCAAGCAGCAGGTGAGCGGCATGAAGCTGGAATCAGTGAAAACAGTCGATAACCGAGGCATCATGTTCCCGATGCAACCCGCAGGCGCGAAGTCTGGTGACGGCCTGCCCGCAGGCAATGATGTTACATCCGACATCTCCATTCGTAAAGCGGTAAATGTCGCAATTGATCGCACTGCATTGGTGGAGGGTGTACTGGAGGGGCAAGGTCGTCCAGCCTACTCGGTTAGCGACGACCTGCCGTGGAGCAATCCGGATTCTGTATTTGCAGATGCGAATCCCGATGAAGCGAAGCAGATTCTGGCTGATGGCGGCTGGGTGGATACAGATGGTGATGGAATTGTAGAAAAAAACGGCACAAAGGCCGAGTTCAATCTGATTTATTTTGCAGGGGATCTAACGAGACAATCTTTAGCGCTGGCTGCTGCGGATATGGTGGCCCAGGCAGGGATCAAGGTCAATGTAGAGGGAAAGAGCAGGGAAGAGACCAAAAAGCTGGCTTATACTAATGCCGTATTATTTGGGTGGGGAAGTCATGATCCGCTTGAGACATACAACCTCTACAGTAGTACCCATAAAGGCGAAGGTTACTACAACACTGGATTGTACAGTAACCCAACTGTGGACAACTGGATGCAACAAGCTCTCCAAGCGACAACGGAAGAAGAAGCACTGCCCTTCTGGCAGAAGGCGGAGTGGGATGGATCGACAGGATTTAGTTACCAAGGCGATGCGCCATGGGCATGGCTGGTGAACATTGATCATCTGTATCTGGTGAAGAATGGTTTGAATATCGGTGAACAGCAGATCCATCCACATGGTCATGGGTGGCCGGTGACATCCAACCTGGAAGAATGGTCCTGGGAGGAAGAATTGAAATAG